Proteins from a single region of Streptomyces sp. TN58:
- the iolD gene encoding 3D-(3,5/4)-trihydroxycyclohexane-1,2-dione acylhydrolase (decyclizing): MRLTVAQALVRFLAAQYTERDGRRHRLVAATWGIFGHGNVAGIGQALLETGGAGPDGMPFLQGRNEQAMVHAAVGYARQSGRLSTHAVTTSIGPGATNLVTGAALATINRIPVLLLPGDTFATRPADPVLQQLEVPHAGDVSVNDALRPVSRHFDRITRPEALVPAALQAVRVLTDPVQTGAVTLALPQDVQAEAYDWPEEFFAERVWRVRRPRPDRAELAAAADAVRGSARPLIVAGGGIRHSGAQAALAALAEATGVPVAVTQAGKGVLPHGHRADVGGIGHTGTATADALAREADLVLAAGTRLSDFTTASATLFQNPAVRFVGLNLDPYDAHKLAARPLVADAREALDGLREALAGHRVDPAYETAYRREAARWDAAVDRAYAVPAPDEELPPTQAQVLGLLDGLVDATDILVNAAGSLPGDLHKLWRARSADQYHVEYGYSCMGYEIPAAIGVALAAPGRPVWALVGDGTYLMNPTEIVTAVQEGVPIRMVVLDNHGYASIGGLSGAVGAEGFGTAYRYRAPDGTYTGDPLPVDLAANAASLGMAVIRARTVRDLREALAEARSATRPTCVYVQTRTPDTVSGPPPAQAWWDVPVAGTATRKAASQAREEYDRQAAQRRRHL, translated from the coding sequence ATGAGGCTCACCGTCGCCCAGGCGCTCGTACGCTTCCTCGCCGCCCAGTACACCGAGCGCGACGGCCGGCGCCACCGGCTGGTCGCCGCCACGTGGGGGATCTTCGGCCACGGGAACGTCGCCGGGATCGGCCAGGCACTGCTGGAGACCGGCGGCGCCGGGCCGGACGGCATGCCCTTCCTCCAGGGCCGCAACGAGCAGGCCATGGTGCACGCCGCCGTCGGCTACGCCCGCCAGAGCGGCCGGCTCTCCACCCACGCCGTCACCACGTCCATCGGCCCCGGCGCCACCAACCTCGTCACCGGCGCCGCCCTCGCCACGATCAACCGGATCCCGGTGCTCCTGCTGCCCGGCGACACCTTCGCGACCCGCCCCGCCGACCCCGTGCTCCAGCAGCTGGAGGTGCCCCACGCCGGGGACGTCTCCGTCAACGACGCCCTGCGGCCCGTGTCCCGCCACTTCGACCGGATCACCCGCCCCGAGGCCCTGGTCCCGGCCGCCCTCCAGGCCGTACGCGTGCTCACCGACCCGGTGCAGACCGGCGCCGTCACCCTCGCGCTGCCGCAGGACGTGCAGGCCGAGGCGTACGACTGGCCCGAGGAGTTCTTCGCCGAGCGGGTCTGGCGCGTCCGGCGCCCGCGGCCCGACCGGGCCGAGCTCGCCGCCGCCGCGGACGCCGTACGGGGCTCCGCGCGGCCCCTGATCGTCGCCGGCGGCGGGATCCGGCACAGCGGGGCGCAGGCCGCCCTCGCCGCCCTCGCCGAGGCGACCGGCGTTCCCGTCGCCGTCACCCAGGCGGGCAAGGGAGTGCTCCCGCACGGCCACCGCGCCGACGTCGGCGGGATCGGCCACACGGGCACGGCCACCGCCGACGCCCTCGCCCGGGAGGCCGACCTGGTCCTCGCCGCCGGGACCCGCCTCAGCGACTTCACCACCGCCTCGGCGACCCTGTTCCAGAACCCGGCCGTCCGGTTCGTCGGCCTCAACCTGGACCCGTACGACGCCCACAAGCTCGCCGCCCGCCCCCTCGTCGCCGACGCCCGCGAAGCCCTCGACGGGCTCCGGGAGGCGCTGGCCGGCCACCGGGTGGACCCCGCGTACGAGACGGCGTACCGGCGGGAGGCCGCCCGCTGGGACGCCGCCGTCGACCGGGCGTACGCCGTGCCCGCGCCCGACGAGGAGCTTCCGCCCACCCAGGCCCAGGTGCTCGGGCTGCTCGACGGGCTCGTCGACGCCACCGACATCCTCGTCAACGCCGCCGGCTCGCTCCCCGGCGACCTGCACAAGCTGTGGCGGGCCCGGTCCGCGGACCAGTACCACGTGGAGTACGGGTACTCCTGCATGGGCTACGAGATCCCCGCCGCCATCGGGGTCGCGCTCGCCGCGCCCGGCCGGCCCGTGTGGGCGCTGGTCGGCGACGGGACCTACCTGATGAACCCGACCGAGATCGTCACGGCCGTCCAGGAGGGCGTCCCGATCAGGATGGTCGTGCTGGACAACCACGGCTACGCCTCCATCGGCGGCCTCTCCGGGGCGGTGGGCGCCGAGGGCTTCGGCACCGCCTACCGCTACCGGGCACCCGACGGCACCTACACCGGGGACCCCCTTCCGGTGGACCTCGCGGCCAACGCGGCCTCCCTCGGAATGGCAGTGATCCGCGCCCGAACCGTACGTGACCTGCGGGAAGCCCTCGCCGAGGCCCGCTCGGCGACACGCCCCACATGTGTCTACGTACAGACCCGAACGCCCGACACTGTGTCGGGCCCACCCCCGGCACAGGCGTGGTGGGATGTTCCTGTGGCCGGGACCGCGACCCGCAAGGCGGCGTCCCAGGCCCGCGAAGAGTACGACCGGCAAGCCGCGCAGCGACGTCGCCATCTGTGA
- a CDS encoding helix-turn-helix transcriptional regulator produces MSDRQLWSYKEIAAHIRVQPDTVRSYRKHGLLPAPDHVEGGRPYWYADTVLAWVARRPGNRGRRAD; encoded by the coding sequence ATGAGCGACCGACAGCTGTGGTCGTACAAGGAGATCGCCGCGCACATCCGGGTCCAGCCGGACACGGTGCGCTCCTACCGCAAGCACGGTCTTCTGCCGGCGCCCGACCACGTGGAGGGCGGCAGGCCGTACTGGTACGCCGACACGGTCCTCGCCTGGGTGGCCCGGCGGCCGGGCAACCGGGGCCGGCGCGCGGACTGA
- a CDS encoding GNAT family N-acetyltransferase, which yields MDIRRALTPAELSAAESLFDGPVREEWSERFLAAPGHLMLVAYVDGVPAGMVSGIEMVHPDKGTEMCLYELSVDEGYRRRGIGRALTLALADEAKARGCYGMWVGVDTDNEAALATYDAAGARDEGVFSMRGWPIGA from the coding sequence ATGGACATCCGCCGGGCCCTCACACCCGCCGAGCTCTCGGCTGCCGAGTCCCTTTTCGACGGGCCCGTCCGCGAGGAGTGGTCCGAGCGCTTCCTCGCCGCCCCCGGGCATCTGATGCTGGTCGCGTACGTCGACGGCGTGCCCGCCGGGATGGTCTCGGGCATCGAGATGGTCCACCCCGACAAGGGGACGGAGATGTGCCTCTACGAGCTGTCCGTGGACGAGGGTTACCGGCGCCGCGGGATCGGCCGGGCCCTGACGCTGGCCCTCGCGGACGAGGCGAAGGCCCGCGGCTGCTACGGCATGTGGGTGGGCGTCGACACCGACAACGAGGCCGCCCTGGCGACCTACGACGCCGCCGGGGCCCGTGACGAGGGCGTGTTCTCGATGCGCGGCTGGCCGATCGGCGCCTGA
- a CDS encoding WxL protein peptidoglycan domain-containing protein, producing the protein MRTRSSTRRRTRTCLYGLLLGLSALCAGLLPAGPATAADNGTWGVFPTPAAGTATSDRAYFFHQGAAGTTLTDSVTILNSSDRELTFQVFATDAVNTPAGGAFALLPVETKPRDVGAWIALAPEAAGTVAVPARGRKDIPFTVKVPADAAPGDHVGGIVALGTVVEGVQQEGKVRVGVKRSVGARLYFRVPGPVTAGLSVEDVRVSRSAPLLPWVRDARATVSYTLVNRGNVVVSPEVAITAQGLFGRRLLDRPARAPQSALLPGQRIELTEPWPDAPQSDWVTVTVTAGAADHPDLVSRSETDFVAVPWPAAGLLLVLAGGGAAVWVLRRRRHPEGEREEAVPDLAGTR; encoded by the coding sequence ATGCGCACCCGCAGCAGTACGCGTCGCCGCACCCGCACCTGCTTGTACGGTCTGCTCCTCGGCCTGTCGGCGCTGTGCGCGGGCCTGCTGCCGGCGGGCCCGGCGACGGCCGCGGACAACGGCACGTGGGGGGTGTTTCCGACGCCCGCGGCCGGCACCGCCACGTCGGACCGCGCGTACTTCTTCCACCAGGGCGCGGCCGGGACCACCCTCACCGACAGCGTGACCATCCTCAACTCCTCCGACCGGGAACTGACGTTCCAGGTCTTCGCCACCGACGCCGTGAACACCCCGGCCGGCGGCGCCTTCGCCCTGCTGCCGGTGGAGACGAAGCCCAGGGACGTCGGGGCGTGGATCGCGCTGGCCCCGGAGGCGGCGGGCACCGTCGCCGTGCCGGCCAGGGGGCGCAAGGACATCCCCTTCACCGTGAAGGTCCCCGCGGACGCGGCCCCCGGTGACCACGTGGGCGGGATCGTGGCCCTGGGCACCGTCGTGGAGGGCGTGCAGCAGGAGGGCAAGGTGCGGGTCGGGGTGAAGCGTTCGGTGGGCGCCCGGCTGTACTTCCGGGTGCCCGGGCCGGTCACGGCCGGGCTGAGCGTGGAGGACGTGCGGGTCAGCCGGTCCGCCCCGCTGCTGCCCTGGGTGCGGGACGCCCGCGCCACCGTCTCCTACACACTGGTCAACCGGGGCAACGTGGTGGTCTCGCCCGAGGTGGCGATCACCGCGCAGGGGCTGTTCGGGCGCCGGCTGCTGGACCGGCCGGCCCGCGCACCGCAGTCGGCCCTGCTGCCGGGGCAGCGGATCGAGCTGACCGAACCCTGGCCGGACGCCCCTCAGTCGGACTGGGTGACCGTCACGGTCACCGCGGGCGCGGCGGACCACCCCGACCTCGTCTCCCGCTCGGAGACCGACTTCGTCGCCGTGCCCTGGCCCGCCGCGGGGCTGCTGCTGGTTCTGGCGGGCGGCGGCGCCGCCGTGTGGGTGCTGCGCCGGCGGCGTCACCCCGAGGGCGAACGGGAGGAAGCCGTCCCGGACCTGGCTGGAACGCGCTGA
- a CDS encoding sugar phosphate isomerase/epimerase family protein yields the protein MTSSPPALTRIRIGSAPDSWGVWFPDDPQQTPWRRFLDEVAEAGYEWIELGPYGYLPTDPARLAGETASRGLRVSAGTVFTGLHHGPAVWEETWEHVSRIAALTQAMGAAHLVVIPSFWRDDKTGKVLEDRTLTPAQWRELASQTERLGREVQDRYGLRIVVHPHADTHIDTPENVARFLDATDPGLVSLCLDTGHYAYCGGDSVRAVETFAERIGYLHLKQVDPRILAEVVAEALPFGPAVGRGVMCEPPSGVPALEPVLAAAQRLGVELFAIVEQDMYPCPPDRPLPIARRTRAYLRSCGAR from the coding sequence ATGACGTCCTCCCCGCCCGCGTTGACCCGTATCCGCATCGGTTCGGCTCCGGACTCCTGGGGTGTCTGGTTCCCCGACGACCCGCAGCAGACCCCGTGGCGGCGATTCCTCGACGAGGTGGCCGAGGCCGGGTACGAGTGGATCGAGCTCGGCCCGTACGGCTACCTCCCCACGGATCCGGCCCGCCTGGCCGGGGAGACGGCTTCGCGCGGCCTGCGGGTCTCGGCCGGAACGGTCTTCACCGGACTCCATCACGGGCCCGCCGTGTGGGAGGAGACCTGGGAGCACGTGTCGCGGATCGCCGCGCTCACCCAGGCCATGGGCGCCGCCCACCTCGTCGTCATCCCCTCCTTCTGGCGGGACGACAAGACCGGCAAGGTACTGGAGGACCGCACCCTCACGCCCGCCCAGTGGCGCGAACTGGCCTCCCAGACCGAGCGGCTCGGGCGCGAGGTGCAGGACCGGTACGGGTTGCGGATCGTCGTCCATCCGCATGCCGACACCCACATCGACACCCCGGAGAACGTGGCCCGCTTCCTGGACGCCACCGACCCCGGCCTGGTCTCGCTCTGTCTGGACACCGGCCACTACGCGTACTGCGGCGGGGACAGCGTGCGGGCCGTCGAGACCTTCGCCGAGCGGATCGGCTACCTCCACCTCAAGCAGGTGGACCCGCGGATCCTCGCCGAGGTCGTCGCGGAGGCGTTGCCCTTCGGGCCGGCCGTGGGCCGCGGCGTGATGTGCGAGCCGCCGTCGGGGGTGCCCGCGCTGGAGCCCGTACTGGCGGCGGCCCAGCGGCTGGGGGTGGAGCTGTTCGCGATCGTGGAGCAGGACATGTATCCGTGCCCGCCCGACCGGCCGCTGCCGATCGCCCGCCGTACCCGTGCCTACCTGCGCTCCTGCGGCGCCCGCTGA
- the iolB gene encoding 5-deoxy-glucuronate isomerase — MEWTRLRVLELEPGETYGFASGDAEWIVLPLSGACEVRCRDSTPDPAPQTPAGLDAPPDGVGAGLAESGPQANPAPPAFEARGFGGGAPAAEPHVFELLGRSGVFGGPTDFAYVPRDAHVEVTARHGGRFALAGARCERRLPARYGPAADVHVELRGAGHCSRQVNNFAAAGPAGFECDRLIAVEVLTPGGNWSSYPPHKHDEHHPGEESRLEEIYWFEIAPHADTPGLGYQRVTPSPAGKTDILAEVRTGDAVLIPDGWHGPSMAAPGHDMYYLNVMAGPGTGGPREWLIRDHPDHGWIRGTWQGQDVDPRLPFPRAGAEDHR, encoded by the coding sequence ATGGAGTGGACCCGGCTGCGGGTGCTGGAGCTTGAGCCGGGCGAGACGTACGGGTTCGCCTCCGGCGACGCGGAATGGATCGTGCTCCCGCTGTCGGGCGCCTGCGAGGTCCGCTGCCGGGACTCCACCCCGGACCCCGCGCCTCAAACGCCGGCGGGGCTTGATGCGCCGCCGGACGGCGTTGGAGCCGGCCTCGCCGAGAGCGGACCGCAGGCAAATCCAGCCCCGCCGGCGTTTGAGGCGCGGGGGTTCGGGGGCGGCGCCCCCGCAGCGGAGCCGCACGTCTTCGAACTGCTGGGGCGGAGCGGGGTTTTCGGCGGGCCGACCGACTTCGCCTACGTGCCGCGCGACGCGCACGTGGAGGTCACGGCGAGGCACGGCGGCCGGTTCGCCCTCGCCGGGGCCCGCTGCGAGCGACGGCTGCCCGCCCGGTACGGCCCGGCCGCAGACGTGCACGTCGAGCTGCGCGGCGCGGGCCACTGCTCGCGCCAGGTCAACAACTTCGCCGCCGCAGGCCCCGCCGGCTTCGAGTGCGACCGGCTGATCGCCGTCGAGGTCCTCACCCCCGGCGGGAACTGGTCCTCGTACCCGCCGCACAAGCACGACGAGCACCACCCCGGCGAGGAGTCCCGCCTGGAGGAGATCTACTGGTTCGAGATCGCCCCCCACGCAGACACCCCCGGCCTCGGGTACCAGCGCGTCACGCCCTCCCCGGCGGGGAAGACCGACATCCTGGCCGAGGTGCGGACCGGTGACGCCGTGCTGATCCCGGACGGCTGGCACGGGCCTTCCATGGCCGCCCCCGGGCACGACATGTACTACCTGAACGTGATGGCCGGACCCGGCACCGGCGGTCCGCGGGAGTGGCTGATCCGCGACCACCCCGACCACGGCTGGATCCGCGGCACCTGGCAGGGCCAGGACGTCGACCCCCGGCTGCCCTTCCCCCGAGCAGGAGCGGAGGACCACCGATGA
- the iolC gene encoding 5-dehydro-2-deoxygluconokinase, whose product MGRIGVDLYPLTTGVPLAEAETFGRFLGGSPANVAVAAARLGRRVAVISRTGADPFGTYLRTELRAFEVDDRWVTEVAGLPTPITFCEMFPPDRFPLYFYRLPKAPDLEIAPDEVDLEAVRAARVFWMTGTGLSEEPSRAATLAALEARGRDRSAVTVFDLDWRPMLWREKPEPYYERALAHATVAVGNPEECEVATGETDPYAAARALLAAGVELAVVKRGAEGVLAVHRDGTVAEAAPVAVDVVNGLGAGDAFGGALCHGLLAGWELGRVVRYANAAGAIVASRLACSSAMPFPHEVEEVLGRAGGV is encoded by the coding sequence ATGGGCCGGATCGGGGTGGATCTCTACCCGTTGACGACCGGCGTACCACTGGCCGAGGCGGAGACGTTCGGCAGGTTCCTCGGCGGCTCCCCGGCGAACGTGGCCGTCGCGGCGGCGCGCCTGGGCCGGCGGGTGGCGGTGATCAGCCGGACCGGTGCGGACCCCTTCGGCACGTACCTGCGCACCGAGCTGCGGGCTTTTGAAGTCGACGACCGGTGGGTCACCGAGGTCGCCGGGCTCCCCACGCCGATCACCTTCTGCGAGATGTTCCCGCCCGACCGCTTCCCGCTGTACTTCTACCGGCTGCCGAAGGCCCCGGACCTGGAGATCGCGCCGGACGAGGTGGACCTGGAGGCGGTACGGGCGGCCCGCGTGTTCTGGATGACGGGTACGGGCCTGAGCGAGGAGCCCTCGCGGGCGGCGACGCTGGCGGCTCTGGAGGCCCGCGGCCGCGACCGGTCGGCGGTGACGGTCTTCGACCTCGACTGGCGGCCGATGCTGTGGCGGGAGAAGCCGGAGCCGTACTACGAGCGGGCGCTCGCGCACGCGACCGTGGCCGTCGGCAACCCGGAGGAGTGCGAGGTCGCCACGGGCGAGACCGACCCGTACGCGGCGGCCCGGGCGCTGCTCGCCGCCGGGGTGGAACTGGCGGTCGTCAAACGCGGCGCGGAGGGCGTGCTCGCGGTCCACCGCGACGGGACGGTGGCCGAGGCGGCGCCGGTCGCGGTGGACGTCGTCAACGGGCTGGGCGCGGGCGACGCGTTCGGCGGGGCGCTGTGCCACGGGCTGCTGGCGGGATGGGAGTTGGGGCGTGTCGTGCGGTACGCGAACGCGGCGGGGGCGATCGTGGCCTCGCGGCTGGCGTGCTCCAGCGCGATGCCGTTCCCTCACGAGGTGGAGGAGGTGCTGGGGCGTGCCGGTGGTGTCTGA
- a CDS encoding heavy-metal-associated domain-containing protein produces MTAETDTQTTTVYRVTGMTCGHCEGAVTSEISALPGVTSVKAVAASGEVTVVSDAPLADEDVRAAVDEAGYEFAGQA; encoded by the coding sequence ATGACCGCCGAGACGGACACCCAGACCACCACCGTCTACCGGGTGACCGGCATGACCTGCGGCCACTGCGAGGGTGCGGTGACCAGCGAGATCTCCGCCCTGCCGGGCGTCACCTCGGTCAAGGCCGTCGCCGCGTCCGGCGAGGTCACCGTGGTCTCCGACGCGCCGCTCGCCGACGAGGACGTCCGCGCCGCCGTGGACGAGGCCGGCTACGAGTTCGCCGGACAGGCCTGA
- a CDS encoding Gfo/Idh/MocA family protein, with the protein MTSTLGIAVIGTGKMGADHVRRFGRTVGGARVVAVADPDGDRVKEVARTLDGAGAHTDPAAAIAAPGVQAVLIASPGPAHEEAILHALERELPVLCEKPLTPEPAGALRVMEAEQRLGRRLVQVGFMRRHDAEYERLKELLDAGGIGRPLFLHCRHRNASSPSFFTSDMLISDSVVHEVDAARWLLGQEITAVTVLSPRPSSAAPEGLGDPRMVLLETSGGAVVDVEIFVNCGFGYQVQCEAVGEAGTARIGDGHAMVVQAAGRWGGAIDQDFTVRFADAYDRQLRRWVAAAARGRVAGPDAWDGYAAAAVSEAGLAAARSGVRTVVELVERPALYR; encoded by the coding sequence ATGACCAGCACGCTCGGCATCGCCGTCATCGGCACCGGGAAGATGGGCGCGGACCACGTGCGCCGGTTCGGGCGGACCGTCGGCGGGGCCCGGGTGGTGGCCGTCGCCGATCCGGACGGGGACCGGGTCAAGGAGGTCGCCCGCACCCTCGACGGCGCCGGCGCGCACACCGACCCGGCGGCGGCCATAGCCGCGCCCGGGGTGCAGGCCGTACTGATCGCGTCCCCCGGGCCCGCCCACGAGGAGGCGATCCTGCACGCCCTGGAGCGGGAGCTGCCGGTGCTGTGCGAGAAGCCGCTGACCCCGGAGCCGGCGGGGGCGCTGCGCGTCATGGAGGCGGAGCAGCGGTTGGGGCGGCGCCTGGTGCAGGTGGGTTTCATGCGGCGCCACGACGCCGAGTACGAGCGGTTGAAGGAGCTGCTGGACGCGGGCGGGATCGGCCGTCCGCTCTTCCTGCACTGCCGGCACCGCAACGCCTCCTCGCCGTCGTTCTTCACCAGCGACATGCTGATCAGCGACTCGGTGGTGCACGAGGTGGACGCCGCCCGCTGGCTGCTGGGGCAGGAGATCACCGCGGTGACGGTGCTCTCGCCGCGGCCGTCGTCGGCCGCGCCCGAGGGGCTGGGCGATCCGCGGATGGTGCTGCTGGAGACCTCCGGAGGGGCCGTCGTGGACGTGGAGATCTTCGTCAACTGCGGCTTCGGCTACCAGGTGCAGTGCGAGGCGGTCGGCGAGGCGGGCACTGCCCGGATCGGCGACGGCCACGCGATGGTGGTGCAGGCGGCGGGCCGGTGGGGCGGCGCGATCGACCAGGACTTCACGGTGCGTTTCGCCGACGCCTACGACCGGCAGCTGCGGCGCTGGGTGGCCGCCGCCGCGCGGGGGCGGGTGGCGGGGCCCGACGCGTGGGACGGCTACGCGGCGGCCGCCGTCTCGGAGGCGGGCCTCGCGGCCGCGCGCAGCGGCGTACGGACGGTGGTGGAGCTCGTGGAACGGCCGGCCCTGTACCGCTGA
- a CDS encoding CoA-acylating methylmalonate-semialdehyde dehydrogenase, whose product MKTVNHWIGGKTVEGASGNYGPVTDPATGEVTTQVALASAAEVDAAVQVAKEAFLSWGQSSLAARTKVLFAYRALLDANRDAVAELITAEHGKVHSDALGEVARGLEIVELACGITTQLKGELSTSVSNRVDVAAIRQPLGVVAGITPFNFPAMVPMWMFPLAIACGNTFVLKPSEKDPSASNKLAELMTEAGLPAGVLNVVHGDKEAVDALLAHPDIAAVSFVGSTPIARHIHTTASANGKRVQALGGAKNHMLVLPDADLDAAADAAVSAAYGSAGERCMAISAVVAVGSIGDALVEKIRERAEKIKIGPGNDPTSEMGPLITAAHRDKVASYVKGAAAQGADVVLDGTGYTVEGNENGHWIGLSLLDNVRTDSDAYRDEIFGPVLCVLRTETYEEGVALINASPFGNGTAIFTRDGGAARRFQLEIEAGMVGVNVPIPVPVGYHSFGGWKDSLFGDHHIYGNDGIHFYTRGKVVTTRWPDPSDAPAGVDLGFPRNH is encoded by the coding sequence ATGAAGACCGTCAACCACTGGATCGGTGGCAAGACCGTCGAGGGCGCGTCGGGCAACTACGGCCCGGTCACCGACCCGGCCACCGGCGAGGTCACCACGCAGGTCGCGCTCGCGTCGGCCGCGGAGGTCGACGCCGCGGTACAGGTCGCCAAGGAGGCCTTCCTGTCCTGGGGCCAGTCCTCGCTGGCCGCCCGCACCAAGGTGCTCTTCGCCTACCGGGCCCTGCTGGACGCCAACCGCGACGCCGTCGCCGAGCTGATCACCGCCGAGCACGGCAAGGTCCACTCGGACGCGCTGGGCGAGGTCGCGCGCGGCCTGGAGATCGTCGAGCTGGCGTGCGGGATCACCACGCAGCTGAAGGGCGAGCTGTCGACGTCGGTGTCCAACCGGGTCGACGTGGCCGCGATCCGCCAGCCGCTGGGCGTCGTCGCGGGCATCACGCCCTTCAACTTCCCGGCGATGGTCCCGATGTGGATGTTCCCGCTGGCCATCGCCTGCGGCAACACCTTCGTCCTCAAGCCGAGCGAGAAGGACCCGTCGGCGTCCAACAAGCTGGCCGAGCTGATGACCGAGGCCGGCCTGCCGGCGGGCGTCCTCAACGTGGTCCACGGCGACAAGGAGGCCGTGGACGCGCTGCTCGCCCACCCCGACATCGCGGCCGTCTCCTTCGTCGGCTCCACCCCGATCGCCCGCCACATCCACACCACCGCCTCCGCCAACGGCAAGCGCGTCCAGGCGCTCGGCGGCGCCAAGAACCACATGCTGGTCCTGCCCGACGCCGACCTGGACGCGGCCGCCGACGCGGCCGTCTCCGCCGCCTACGGCTCGGCCGGCGAGCGCTGCATGGCGATCTCCGCCGTCGTCGCCGTCGGCTCCATCGGCGACGCGCTGGTCGAGAAGATCCGCGAGCGCGCCGAGAAGATCAAGATCGGCCCCGGCAACGACCCGACTTCCGAGATGGGCCCGCTGATCACGGCCGCCCACCGCGACAAGGTCGCCTCCTACGTCAAGGGCGCGGCCGCGCAGGGCGCCGACGTGGTCCTGGACGGCACCGGCTACACGGTCGAGGGCAACGAGAACGGCCACTGGATCGGCCTGTCGCTCCTCGACAACGTACGCACCGACTCCGACGCCTACCGCGACGAGATCTTCGGCCCGGTGCTGTGCGTCCTGCGCACCGAGACGTACGAGGAGGGCGTGGCCCTCATCAACGCCTCGCCGTTCGGCAACGGCACCGCGATCTTCACCCGGGACGGCGGCGCCGCCCGCCGCTTCCAGCTGGAGATCGAGGCGGGCATGGTCGGCGTCAACGTCCCGATCCCGGTGCCGGTGGGCTACCACTCCTTCGGAGGCTGGAAGGACTCGCTCTTCGGCGACCACCACATCTACGGCAACGACGGCATCCACTTCTACACCCGGGGCAAGGTCGTGACGACCCGCTGGCCCGACCCGTCGGACGCCCCCGCCGGAGTGGACCTGGGCTTCCCGCGCAACCACTGA
- a CDS encoding S8 family peptidase has product MTPFAPLVSAAALLAAAATAATTTATTPPPNATAHAVPAPGAVSPYVVVLKDTASRAPARALAAEAAESGDEVGPVYEAALDGFAVRTTAARAAALAADPRVASVEPDAVFHTTGSADTPHTLPQRPAPWSLDRIDQRELPLDGSYTYATKAEGVTVYILDTGINTRHREFGGRARAGHNAVFLEGSRDCNGHGTHVAGTVGGKTYGVAKGVSLVSVKVADCRGDGRLSAMLKGLDWVVKDAGRAPGTPAVANMSMGGSRSRALDAAVLRIVSSGITFVAAAGNDGRNACGGSPASVPQAVTVGATDAADRRARFSNHGSCVDLFAPGVAVTSARKDSATGTVRSSGTSMAAPHVAGAAALLLAGGTARTPAQVSEALVRGGVPGRITGLPAGTPNLLLNVPAPTAPAPTAPTTAAPTPAADPATTPAAPTPAAGPS; this is encoded by the coding sequence ATGACCCCCTTCGCCCCGCTGGTCTCCGCCGCCGCGCTGCTGGCGGCGGCCGCCACCGCCGCCACCACCACCGCCACCACCCCGCCACCGAACGCGACCGCCCACGCCGTCCCCGCCCCCGGCGCCGTCTCCCCGTACGTCGTCGTCCTCAAGGACACCGCCTCGCGCGCCCCGGCCCGTGCCCTGGCCGCCGAGGCCGCGGAGTCGGGGGACGAGGTCGGCCCCGTCTACGAGGCCGCCCTCGACGGCTTCGCCGTCCGCACCACCGCCGCGCGGGCCGCCGCCCTGGCCGCCGACCCCCGGGTGGCCTCCGTGGAACCGGACGCGGTCTTCCACACCACCGGATCCGCCGACACCCCGCACACGCTGCCGCAGAGGCCCGCGCCCTGGTCGCTGGACCGGATCGACCAGCGCGAACTCCCGCTCGACGGCTCCTACACCTACGCCACGAAGGCCGAGGGCGTGACCGTCTACATCCTCGACACCGGGATCAACACCCGCCACCGGGAGTTCGGCGGCCGCGCCCGGGCCGGGCACAACGCGGTGTTCCTGGAGGGCTCCCGCGACTGCAACGGCCACGGCACGCACGTCGCGGGGACCGTGGGCGGGAAGACGTACGGGGTCGCCAAGGGCGTCTCCCTCGTCTCCGTCAAGGTGGCCGACTGCCGGGGCGACGGGCGCCTGTCGGCCATGCTGAAGGGTCTCGACTGGGTGGTGAAGGACGCCGGCCGCGCGCCGGGCACCCCGGCCGTGGCGAACATGAGCATGGGCGGCAGCCGCAGCCGCGCCCTCGACGCCGCCGTGCTGCGGATCGTGTCCTCGGGGATCACCTTCGTCGCGGCCGCCGGCAACGACGGCCGGAACGCCTGCGGCGGATCCCCGGCCTCCGTCCCGCAGGCGGTCACCGTCGGCGCGACCGACGCCGCGGACCGCCGGGCGCGGTTCTCCAACCACGGGTCCTGCGTGGACCTGTTCGCGCCGGGCGTGGCCGTCACCTCCGCCCGGAAGGACTCCGCCACCGGCACCGTACGCTCCTCCGGCACCTCGATGGCCGCCCCGCACGTGGCGGGCGCCGCCGCCCTGCTCCTGGCCGGCGGTACGGCGCGCACCCCGGCGCAGGTGTCCGAGGCGCTGGTGCGCGGTGGCGTACCGGGCCGGATCACCGGCCTCCCGGCCGGCACTCCGAACCTGCTGCTGAACGTCCCCGCCCCCACCGCCCCCGCCCCCACCGCCCCCACCACGGCCGCCCCCACGCCTGCCGCCGACCCCGCCACTACCCCCGCCGCGCCCACGCCCGCCGCCGGCCCCTCGTAA